The region GTTTTTGCGGAGGCCAATGACCCGGTCACCGATCGCATCACGCACCTCAACGTCTGGGCACCCGCTGGTTTTAGCGAGCAGGCTCAACGCCGGGTGCTCGATGGCGTGCAGCGCCTCTGGGGCAAGGATGGCCACGATCTGCAGCTGATCTTGCTGGGCGTGGGTACGCCGGAGGACTTTGGCGGGTTTAACGCCCGCGCCGGTCAGGCCCCCATTTACGGAGAGTCGAAGGTCTGGCGTTCGCTCACGCCCTTTGTGGGCACCCGTCACCCTAAAAAGCGCAAGAACGGCGAAGCGAAGCGTGATGCGCGAGGGCTGACGATTGGTGGTGATGCTCATGATTTGCTGCGTCTGCTCAAGCTCCAGGGCTTTCCTGAGGTCGAGCGTATCGAAGCGCTTGATGCGCTGCCGATCGCCGGGCGTCAGGTGCGCTGGCTGGAGTTTGCGACCCGTCGCCCTCGCGGTGGGGGCAAACGGGGCCCGAATCACGGTACCGGTTTCGCAATCGAGTTTGCCGAGCCGGTGCGGGGTCCCATTGCGGTGGGTTATGGCGCGCACTACGGGCTGGGGCTTTTCAGCCCGGTGGAGGTGAGCGGCTAAGTTCAACGATGTGGGGGGGCGGTCTTTGACAAAAGTATAGCAACCGGGGCGGGGGCTCGGGTTTGGCGTCAGGCAGGGAGAGGTATGCGATGAGAAGTTCCTTCGATGATCCTTTGCAGCTTCGCGCGGTTAACGCTCATGTCTTTTGCTCCAGGCTCTTCTGGCTGGAGTATGTAGCCGGGGAGTTTGTGGACAATGCCCATACGCTCGAGGGCAGCCACGTGCATCGCCGGGTCGACAAGCCGGGTGGAGCCATGCCCGCGCCCCATACCCCCGATGAATCAGCGGAGAATGAGGGTGATGACCCCTGGCATACCCGTTCGCTCTGGCTCAGTGATGATACGTCAGGGCTGACCGGCAAGCTCGATCTGGTGGACCTTGTCGATGAGGGCCGGGTGATGCCGGTCGATACAAAGAAAGGCAAACCCACGCGGGACGGCGAGCTCTGGGAGGCCGATCGCGCCCAGCTCACCTTGCAGGCGCTATTGCTTAAGGCGCATGGGTACCGTGTCGAGTCGATCGCGGCCTGGTACCACGGTAGTCGTCAGCGCGTGGTCGAAGTGCTTACGCCGGAGATGGAGACCTGGGCGCTGGGCCACGCGATGTCTGCACGTCATACGCGTTCGCTCGAAAAGCCTCCCGCGCCGCTGGTGGATTCGCCTAAATGCCGGGGGTGTTCGCTCAACGTGGTGTGTTTGCCCGATGAGGTGAATGCGCTCACCGGAGGTGGGGCGCATGAAGAGGGGGAGATTCGACGGGTGCTGGTGCCGGATCATGACGCAGTGCCCGTCTATGTAACGGAGAGCGGAACGCGGATCGGCCTTAAACAAAATATGCTCAAGATTACGCCGCGTCGGGGCTCGGATATGGAGCCTGCGGAGGTGGGACTTGGCGCGATGAGTCAGTTGAATCTGATGGGAGGCGTGCAGATCACCACCCAGGCGATGCAGGCGCTCCTTCGTCGCGATGTGCCCGTGAGTTTTTTCTCTTATGGCGGCTTTTACTACGGGCGCACGCAGAGCGCGACGAGTCGCAATGTGAAGGTGCGCATTGCGCAGTTCAAGCAGGCGGAGTCGCCTGTAGCATTGGACATCGCACGTACGTTGATTGCCGATAAGCTCTACAACGCGCGGGTCTTTCTGAGGCGGCATTTGCCGCAGGGGCCTGAATCAAAACGTGTGCTGCGCAAACTGACGCGCATTCGTAAGAAGGCAGAGAAGGCCGAGAGTGCCGAACAGCTTCTGGGCTATGAGGGGGAGGGCGCTCGTCAGTACTGGTCCCACTTCAACGCTTTAGTGCAGGCCGACGATGAGGCGTGGGCGATGCAGGGGCGCAACCGGAGACCTCCACGCGATCCCGTCAACGCGATGCTTTCTTTTGGCTATGCGCTGCTCGTCAAAGATGCGCAGCTGGCCGTGGAGGCCGCAGGGCTCGACGCCTATCTGGGCGTCTACCACACCGCCCATCATGGTCGGCCCTCGATGGCGCTGGATCTGATGGAGCCTTTTCGTCGTCTGATCGTCGACTCGGCGGTCTATCTGATGGTGCGTCGCGGGGAGGTGAGCCCGGAGCATTTTGTGCGCAGCGGGCAGGCCGTGGCGATGAAAACGCACGCACGCAAAGCGCTGATCGCGGCTTATGAGCGGCGCATGACCGAGAGTGTGATTCATCCTCTCTTCGGTTATGCGATCTCCTACCGTCGCATCATTGCGGTACAGGCCAGGTTGCTGGCACGTGTGCTCACCGGAGAGATTGAGGAGATGCCCAACTTTCGCACGCGTTGAGCGCACTGCATGGATGCACACAGCATGTCTGCGGACAGTAAGGAGAAGCCATGACCTCGACAAAAGTACGTCTCTTCATCATCACCTACGACATCACCGATGATAAGAGGCTGCGCAGGGTCTTTGAGTATCTCAAGCAATGGGGCCAGCACGTGCAGTATTCGGTCTTTGCCTGTGCGCTGGGGCCTACAAGTCTGGCGACGGTGAAGACGGAACTCGACGCCCTGATTCACCACGACGACGATCAGGTGCTCTTTTTTGACCTGGGAGCCGAGGCCAGCCGGGCCCAGAGGGCGATTGATTATCTGGGCGTTCCCTTTGGTCCCAAGCAGCGCAAGGCCATCGTGCTGTGACCGTATGCCTTGAGCAGATGTTGACGTCGCGTCATCGACATCAACATCTGCTCAAGGCGTAGTCACCAAAAAAAAGCCGGCCCCCAGGTCAGGGGGCCGGCTTTGCGGGCGAGTGGTAGAGCGGCGTTAGTTCATATCATGCACATCTTGGTCGACCGGCTGCGCAGGCTCGACTGAGGGGTCGTCCATGGCGGGAAGCGTTCGCCCCGGGGCGGCTTCGTCGTCATGGGGAGGGGAGAGCAGCTTGATGTTGGCTTGCGTATCGCCTTCCAGCTGCTTCTCCTCGGCTTCAGGCTCGGCGGTGGTGTTTTGAGAGCTCCGTGCTTTTCGAGCCTGAGCTTGAGCCTGCGCCTGGTGGAGGTTGGCCAGAAGTCGACGCTTGTCGCCCTCGCTCAAGCTGGAGATCTCCACCACGCTGAGCAGGGAGTTGGTCACCTTGAGCCACTGGTAGCGGGCCTGGCGCAGATCGTTGGCGCTGACGCGGGTGGTATCATCTTCACCCTGGAGTTCGGCGCGTCGGGCCACCAGCGTGTTCATGCGCAGACCGATGGCCACATACTCATCCACCAGGGCGTTGAGATCCTCCCCATCAAAGACCACTCGCCCCAGCGTGTCGCGAAGCGATGCGTTGAGCCGGTCTTCGACCCGCAGCGCGTGCCCGGCCTGGTCGCGGTAGGTGCTGGTGATCACGCTGAGACCGTCGGGCAGCACCACGGCGCGGGCGGCCTCGATGGGGCGTTGCTCGCGCAGCGTCTCACAGAGATGGCGCGCGAAGGTAAACCCCGCATCCAGCGCGCGGCAGATCGCGTTGTGGCGCTCGCTGCGCTCGGCGAGCTCATCGCTGATCTCTTTGAGCTCCCGGGCAGCTTCTCCTTCTTGCTGGGTTAAGCGGATCAAATCGCGGTTGGCGCTTTCGATGGGGCCGAGCAAAGGCGCCACCATCGGATCGCTCTCAAAGATCTTTCGCTTCTCCGGGCTGTTCAGAAAATCTTCAAAGACGGCGATCATCGACGGGCTTCTCAGGTGGATGAGCGACATGGTGACCTCCTCAAGATGTGATGTCGTGCCGGGCCTCGCGGGGCCCTGGGCTGGCAAATCGAAGACGTCGGCCAATCCGACGCCTGCGCCTGTGCGGAGCGACTGCTCTCGGTCCCCGGATACGACATGAGGCTGCGCGTTGGGCTCACGCCAGGAGATCTTGTGGAGCACAAGACCATACTGACAACGCGCGTACGACGGAGCCAACCCTTTGCGGGAAGTCACCACCCTGCTTTCGCAGCACTCTAAGAGTCGAATGCCCAAAGGGTGCCAGAACCCAAAATCCGGGTCAACACGTGGTATGCCGATCCCGGGGGATTTTGTTCATTCACAAAAACGGACCTCGCGTGGTTGATGTCGTGCCAACCATCGTGCGGCGCTCCTCCAAGGGGCTTCGCCACGATTTTGCCGACAGGTGCGCCTCTCTCTCTGGGGCGGTGAACCTGGCGGTGGCGCGTCGATGAAGCCGGGGGAGGTGCAGTGACCCAGAGCAATCCAACCTGAGAGAGGTGTCTGAGGTTGGTGCAGATATGCCAGATCAAATGTTGGACTCTGGGGAGTTCGATGACGTTGGTCTGGAGCAACGAGGAGGGGGTCCGAGAGGTATCAGTGTATGGTTTGGAGTAACGAGGAGGGGGTCCGAGAGGTGATTGGTGTTGGTCTGGAGCAACGAGGAGGGGGTCCGAGAGGTGATTGGTGTTGGTCTGGAGCAACGAGGAGGGGGTCCGAGGGGTGAAAAAGTTGGTCTGGAGCAACGAGGAGGGGGTCCGAGGGGTGAAAAAGTTGGTTTGGAGCAACGAGGAGGGGGTCCGAGAGGTATCAGTGTATGGTTTGGAGCAACGAGGAGGGGGTCCGAGAGGTATCAGTGTATGGTTTGGAGCAACGAGGAGGGGGTCCGAGAGGTGAATTGTGCTGATGGCGATGAGTTCGCGCCGACTTTTTGGGGAGGTGTGAGATGGAGACGTGGCCTTCGGCGCATTGCTCAAGGGCGGTCGGCAATACTCAGCGGGTTTCAGAGGTACCGGGCGCCGATTTGGACTGGACCCTGGCAGGATGTTCTGGAACCTCTGCGCCCTGGCTGTTGGCGGCGAGTGCAGTTTTAAGATGCGGCCACGACGTGACGAGCATGGATGTGCTGAGGAAAAGCCCGGAGATGCTCGTTTTTCGGGTCTAAGTGCTTGTTTTTATGCCATGTTTTGATACACTTGGAGCCATGGAAACACTCCCTCCCCATAGCATGATCTCGCTGGATTTGAGCGATGCTCGCAAACGCATTCGTCTCGTCCAGCATTGGCGCGGTGATCGGACAGGTGCTCCTTCCGCCTCCTGAGGGAGGCGGCCCCGTTGAAGCGAATATTTGACCGTGATTTACCACAAACCCGCTTGACACCCTTCCGCCTCCTGAGGGAGGCGGCCCCGTTGAAGCGATGTCGAGCTCGACGCGTCCGGCGACTTGCCGATCCCTTCCGCCTCCTGAGGGAGGCGGCCCCGTTGAAGCATAACCTCGCCGGCGTCCTCCCCGGCCGGTCCCTCCGGCCTTCCGCCTCCTGAGGGAGGCGGCCCCGTTGAAGCTCCTGTGCTCGACGTAAACGAACGCGACTCCGCCGACCTTCCGCCTCCTGAGGGAGGCGGCCCCGTTGAAGCAAATTGCTTGTTGATTATGTTTGGGAGGCGTGTCTATGCCTTCCGCCTCCTGAGGGAGGCGGCCCCGTTGAAGCCCGATCTTCTGCCCTGCTCTTGCCATGTCTCCCATGTCCCTTCCGCCTCCTGAGGGAGGCGGCCCCGTTGAAGCGGGAAGGTATATCGAACGAAGTCGCTGAAATTGCGCTGTCCTTCCGCCTCCTGAGGGAGGCGGCCCCGTTGAAGCCGTATCCTCAGCCGCGTCTTCTGCGCTAGTATAGGCCCTTCCGCCTCCTGAGGGAGGCGGCCCCGTTGAAGCCTGGTTGATTGTATGACTGCCGTTCCCGACGAGACGGCCTTCCGCCTCCTGAGGGAGGCGGCCCCGTTGAAGCTCGCCTGTGACTACACGTCGGCGGAGATGTATTCCCTCCTTCCGCCTCCTGAGGGAGGCGGCCCCGTTGAAGCCGCCTCGGTTGAGACAAGGAGGAGACGTAAATGAGTCCTTCCGCCTCCTGAGGGAGGCGGCCCCGTTGAAGCCATCCAACCCACTAGCAGCGCTCCAAGCGCCCCCACGACCTTCCGCCTCCTGAGGGAGGCGGCCCCGTTGAAGCGGTGATGGGCGTGATCATCGGGATACCTCGGTGGCGGCCTTCCGCCTCCTGAGGGAGGCGGCCCCGTTGAAGCAAGAACGACGACGTCGACTTTATGAACGGCTACCTGCGCCTTCCGCCTCCTGAGGGAGGCGGCCCCGTTGAAGCTCTCCGCGTGGTGTCATCGCGGGCAGCACTGCTATTCCTTCCGCCTCCTGAGGGAGGCGGCCCCGTTGAAGCCTGGCCTGTACATGTATGGACGCCCCGTCATCGCTAGCCCTTCCGCCTCCTGAGGGAGGCGGCCCCGTTGAAGCTCCCACGTGCTGATTGCGCGCGTGGTGCAGCGCATGCGGCCTTCCGCCTCCTGAGGGAGGCGGCCCCGTTGAAGCCTTATGCCCTCGTGTGGCCGTGGCGTGTGGATCGGGCCCCTTCCGCCTCCTGAGGGAGGCGGCCCCGTTGAAGCAATGGCGCTCCAGTGCTCGCGCGCCTCCGTAATGAGACCTTCCGCCTCCTGAGGGAGGCGGCCCCGT is a window of Lujinxingia litoralis DNA encoding:
- the cas4g/cas1g gene encoding CRISPR-associated endonuclease Cas4g/Cas1g; protein product: MRSSFDDPLQLRAVNAHVFCSRLFWLEYVAGEFVDNAHTLEGSHVHRRVDKPGGAMPAPHTPDESAENEGDDPWHTRSLWLSDDTSGLTGKLDLVDLVDEGRVMPVDTKKGKPTRDGELWEADRAQLTLQALLLKAHGYRVESIAAWYHGSRQRVVEVLTPEMETWALGHAMSARHTRSLEKPPAPLVDSPKCRGCSLNVVCLPDEVNALTGGGAHEEGEIRRVLVPDHDAVPVYVTESGTRIGLKQNMLKITPRRGSDMEPAEVGLGAMSQLNLMGGVQITTQAMQALLRRDVPVSFFSYGGFYYGRTQSATSRNVKVRIAQFKQAESPVALDIARTLIADKLYNARVFLRRHLPQGPESKRVLRKLTRIRKKAEKAESAEQLLGYEGEGARQYWSHFNALVQADDEAWAMQGRNRRPPRDPVNAMLSFGYALLVKDAQLAVEAAGLDAYLGVYHTAHHGRPSMALDLMEPFRRLIVDSAVYLMVRRGEVSPEHFVRSGQAVAMKTHARKALIAAYERRMTESVIHPLFGYAISYRRIIAVQARLLARVLTGEIEEMPNFRTR
- the cas2 gene encoding CRISPR-associated endonuclease Cas2; protein product: MTSTKVRLFIITYDITDDKRLRRVFEYLKQWGQHVQYSVFACALGPTSLATVKTELDALIHHDDDQVLFFDLGAEASRAQRAIDYLGVPFGPKQRKAIVL